GGCCAACCGCGCCGTACGCGCCCTGGGCGTCGAGCCCGCCGACGAGCTGGCCTCGGCCCGCACCCCCGGCGAGCTCGTCTCCCTGGCCCGGCACTCCGCACAGGCGGGCACCCTGGAGCAGGACACGGCGGACCTGTTCGTCCGCACCCTGTCCCTCGGAGAGCTCACCGCCCAGCACGTCATGACGCCGCGCGTGAAGGTCAGCGCGCTCCAGTCCTCGGCGACCGCCGAGGACGTCGTCAACCTCACACGCGCCACCGGCCTCTCCCGCTTCCCGGTCTACCGCGAGCGGATCGACGAGATCGTCGGCATGGTGCACCTCAAGGACGCCCTCGCGGTGCCCGCGCACGACCGGCTGCGCACCCCCGTGAGCCGCATCGCCCAGGCCCCGCTGCTCGTCCCGGAGACGCTGCCCGTGCAGCCCCTCCTGGAGCGCCTGCGCAGTGAGCAGCCCATAGCCGTCGTCGTCGACGAGTACGGCGGCACGGCCGGGGTCGTCACCCTGGAGGACATCGTCGAGGAGCTCGTCGGCGAGGTCCGCGACGAGCACGACCGCCTCGACCTGCCCGAACTCGCAGTCGCCCCGTCCGAGGACGGCCGCCCCGCGTGGGACGCCGACGGCAGCTGCCGGGTCGACATCCTGCGCCGCATAGGACTCGACGTGCCGGAAGGCCCGTACGAGACCGTCGCCGGTCTCGTCGCCGATCTGCTCGGCCGGATCCCCGCGCCCGGCGACCGGGCCGAGCTGCCCGGCTGGCGGCTCGCGGTGCGTCAGGTCGACCACTACCGCGCGGAGCGCGTCCGGATCGTCCGGACCGCGGACGCCACCCAGCCGGCGGAGGCCGCCCGATGAGCGCCCTCCAGCTCTTCTTCGCCCTGCTCCTCGTGCTGGCCAACGGTTTCTTCGTGGGGGCCGAGTTCGCCCTCGTCTCCGTGCGCCGCAGCCAGATCGAGCCCATCGACAACAACCGGGCCCGCCAGGTCCTGTACGGCCTGGAGCACCTGCCGCAGATGATGGCGGCGGCCCAGTTCGGCATCACCGTCTGCTCCTTGACGCTCGGCGCGGTCGCCGAGCCGACGGTCGCCCATCTGCTGGAGCCGCTCTTCGAGGCGATGCACCTGCCCGAGGGAATGATCCACCCCCTCGGCTACGTGATCGCGCTCGCCGCCGTCGTCAGCCTCCACCTCGTCATCGGCGAGATGGTCCCGAAGAATCTCGCGATGGCGGCGCCGGAGAAGGCCGCGCTGTGGTTCAGCCCCGGCCTCGTCGCCTTCGCCCGGCTGTGCCGGCCGGTCACCGTCGCCCTCGGCGCCTGTGCCCGGCTCGTGCTCAAGCTGTTCGGGGTCGAGCCGCGGGACGAGGTCGAGGCGGTCTTCACCAGCGTGCAGCTCGGCCGTCTCGTCGAGGACTCCGGACAGGCGGGGCTCCTCGAACCAGAGGCGCAGGAACGCCTGGAGGACGCCCTGGAGCTGGGCTCGCGCCCGGTCACCGACGTCCTGCTCGACCGGTCGTCCCTCGTCACGGTCGGCCCCTCGGTCACCCCGGGCCAGGTCATCGAGCTGACGGGCCGTACGGGCTACTCCCGCTTCCCCGTCTGCGCGGAGGGGGGTGCCTTCATGGGCTATCTGCATGTGAAGGACGTCCTCGACCTGATCGACTCCGCGGACCACGACCGCGCGGTGCCGCAGCAGATCTGGCGTCCCATGACGACGCTGCGCGCCGAACTCCCGCTCGACGACGCCCTGACGGTGATGCGCCGCGCCGCGACGCACCTCGCGCAGGTCGCCGACGCCTCGGGCCGGGTCCTCGGCCTGGTCGCCCTGGAGGACGTCCTGGAGATGCTCGTCGGCGAGGTCCGTGACCCCGCGCACCGGGACGCTCCGGCGCCCGGGGCAAGGGTCGCGGAGCCGCGGGCCGAGGCGCCG
The DNA window shown above is from Streptomyces sp. NBC_01445 and carries:
- a CDS encoding hemolysin family protein is translated as MTIPLLLLGAAFLLILANGFFVAAEFGLVTVERADAEKAAADGDRRARTVVNALKELSFQLSGTQLGITITSLVVGMLAEPALATLLAGPFTAVGIPEGAVGGVSVVIGMLLASAVQMVIGELVPKNWAVSKPLQVARFVAGPQHAFSRLFRPVIALLNAVANRAVRALGVEPADELASARTPGELVSLARHSAQAGTLEQDTADLFVRTLSLGELTAQHVMTPRVKVSALQSSATAEDVVNLTRATGLSRFPVYRERIDEIVGMVHLKDALAVPAHDRLRTPVSRIAQAPLLVPETLPVQPLLERLRSEQPIAVVVDEYGGTAGVVTLEDIVEELVGEVRDEHDRLDLPELAVAPSEDGRPAWDADGSCRVDILRRIGLDVPEGPYETVAGLVADLLGRIPAPGDRAELPGWRLAVRQVDHYRAERVRIVRTADATQPAEAAR
- a CDS encoding hemolysin family protein, giving the protein MSALQLFFALLLVLANGFFVGAEFALVSVRRSQIEPIDNNRARQVLYGLEHLPQMMAAAQFGITVCSLTLGAVAEPTVAHLLEPLFEAMHLPEGMIHPLGYVIALAAVVSLHLVIGEMVPKNLAMAAPEKAALWFSPGLVAFARLCRPVTVALGACARLVLKLFGVEPRDEVEAVFTSVQLGRLVEDSGQAGLLEPEAQERLEDALELGSRPVTDVLLDRSSLVTVGPSVTPGQVIELTGRTGYSRFPVCAEGGAFMGYLHVKDVLDLIDSADHDRAVPQQIWRPMTTLRAELPLDDALTVMRRAATHLAQVADASGRVLGLVALEDVLEMLVGEVRDPAHRDAPAPGARVAEPRAEAPEEALAG